From the genome of Nocardia mangyaensis:
ATCCTCGATGTCAGCTCGTTCTACATGCCGACCGAGACCGGCGCGTACCCGATCGTCATGCCGACCTACGAGATCGTGTGCTCGAAGTACGCCGACGCCGAGACCGCGACCGCCGTCAAGGCGTTCCTGACCTCGGCACTCTCCAACGGTCAGGAAGGCCTGGAAGACGCCGGCTACATCGCGATCCCGGAGAAGTTCAAGACCAAGCTGACCACCGCGATCGACGCCATCTCCTGATCGCTTAGTAGGCCATGACCATGCACCCTGAGGTGACCGCGGCGGGCTCGTCGGATTCGACGAGCCCGCGGGCGGCCGGAGATACTGCGACTATGCCGACCGAACCGAAAACCGACAAGGCCCCGGACTCGGGTCGCGTCAGCCGCCTGAACGCCGAGACGATCTTTCGGTGGGCGGCCACCGCGGCGGGCGCGACGATCGTCGCGGCCATCGCGTTGATCGCCTTGTTCCTGCTGATCCGCGCGGTTCCCTCGCTCAGGGCTGACGAGGTCAACTTCTTCACCAGTACCGAATTCTCCACCGGCGATGCCGACAACCTACGCTTCGGTATCCGTGACCTGTTCATGGTCACGGTGCTCAGCTCGGTGTTCGCGCTCGTCGTCGCGGTGCCGATCGGTGTCGGCATCGCCCTGTTCCTGACCCATTACGCGCCGTCGCGGCTCGGCAAGCCGTTCACGATGCTGGTCGACCTGCTCGCCGCGGTGCCCTCGATCGTGTTCGGTCTGTGGGGCTTCCTGGTGCTGGCGCCGCAGATCTCGCCGGTTCAGCAGTTCCTCAACGACAACCTCGGCTGGTTCTTCCTGTTCTCCGAGGGCAATGTCTCGATCGGCGGCGGCGGCACCATCTTCACCGCCGGTGTGGTGCTCGCGGTGATGATCCTGCCGATCATCACCTCGGTGTCGCGTGAGGTGTTCGCACTGACACCGCGTGCCCATATCGAGGCGGCGCAGGCGCTCGGCGCCACCAAATGGGAAGTCGTACAGATGACCGTCCTTCCCTACGGGCGCAGCGGCGTGATCGCCGGTTCCATGCTCGGCCTCGGCCGAGCGCTCGGCGAGACGATCGCGGTGCTCGTTGTGCTGCGTACCGCGACCGTGCCGGGTGAATGGTCGCTGTTCGACGGTGGCTACACCTTCGCCTCCAAGATCGCTTCGGCGGCTGCGGAGTTCAGTCAGCCGTTGCCGACCGGTGCCTACATCGCCGCCGGCTTCGTCCTCTTCGCGCTGACCTTCGTCGTCAACGCGCTGGCCCGCTTGGCTTCCGGCGGAAAGGTGAACGGCTGATGGCCACCACAACGACCCTCGACAAGCCGCTCAAGGCGCCGACGTTTCGGCATGTCAGCAAGAGTCGGCGGATCAAGAACAACGCCGCGACCGGCGTGGTCACCGCCTGCTTCCTGATCGCGCTGATCCCGCTGGTGTGGGTGCTCGGCCTGGTGATCACCAAGGGCATCAGCTCGATCGTGTCGGCCGACTGGTGGTTCTTCTCGCAGATGGGTGTGCTGCCGGATCAGTCCGGTGGCGGTGTGTACCACGCGATCTACGGCACCATCGTGCAGGCCGCGGTCGCCTCGGTCATCGCGGTGCCGCTGGGCATCATGGCCGCGGTCTTCTTGGTCGAGTACGGCCGTGGCCGACTGGCCAAGGTCACCACCTTCATGGTCGACATCCTCGCCGGTGTGCCCTCGATCGTGGCCGCGCTGTTCATCTTCGCGCTGTGGATCGCCACCCTCGGCATGCCGCAGAGCTCCTTCGCCGTCTCGCTGGCGCTGGTGCTGCTGATGCTGCCGGTGGTCGTGCGCAGCACCGAGGAAATGCTCAAGCTGGTGCCCGACGAACTGCGTGAGGCGTCCTACGCGCTCGGTGTGCCCAAGTGGAAGACCATCCTGCGGATCGTCATCCCGACCGCCGCTCCCGGCATGATCAGCGGCATCTTGCTCGCGCTGGCTCGCGTGATGGGTGAGACCGCGCCCGTGCTGGTGCTCGTCGGCTACTCGAAGTCGATCAACCAGGACATCTTCAACGGCAACATGGCCTCGCTGCCGCTGATGATCTACCAAGAGCTGGCCAACCCGGAGCCCGCGGGCCGCGCACGTGTCTGGGGTGCGGCGCTCACCCTGATCCTGCTCATCGCGTTGCTGTACCTGGCCGCGGCCGGCGTCAACAAGCTGCTCACCCGGAACCGATAGAAGCGAACGGAAGACTCCCATGGCCAAGCGGATCGACGTCAAAGATCTCAACATCTATTACGGCAGCTTCCACGCCGTGTCGGACGTGGACCTGACCGTCCTGCCGCGCAGTGTCACCGCCTTCATCGGTCCCTCCGGTTGCGGTAAGTCCACCGTGCTGCGCTCGCTCAACCGGATGCACGAGGTGACCCCGAATGCCCGGGTCGAGGGCGCGGTGCTGCTCGACGGCGAGGACATCTACGGTTCGGCGATCGACCCGGTCGGCGTGCGACGCACCATCGGCATGGTGTTCCAGCGTCCGAACCCGTTCCCCACCATGTCGATCAAGGACAACGTGGTGGCCGGGCTCAAGCTGCAGGGTGTGCGCAACAAGAAGGAACTCGACGAGGTCGCCGAGCGCTCGCTCAAGGGCTCCAACCTCTGGAACGAGGTCAAGGACCGGCTCGACAAGCCCGGCGGCAGCCTCTCCGGTGGTCAGCAGCAGCGCCTGTGCATCGCCCGCGCCATCGCGGTCTCGCCCGACGTGCTGCTGATGGACGAGCCCTGTTCGGCGCTGGACCCGATCTCCACCCTGGCGATCGAGGACCTGATCACCGAACTCAAGAAAGAGTTCACCATCGTCATCGTCACCCACAACATGCAGCAGGCCGCACGCGTGAGTGACCAGACCGGCTTCTTCAATCTCGAGACCCAGGGCAAGCCCGGCAGGCTCATCGAGATCGACGACACCGAGAAGATCTTCTCCAACCCGGCCCAGCGCGCCACCGAGGACTACATCTCCGGCCGCTTCGGCTAGCAGCAACTCGAGCAACGAACGGCCCCCGTGCGAAATATCGCACGGGGGCCGTTCGCTATTGCGATGCCACGGCTTTCGCCGACGCCGTGGACCGACCACGTTCCCCGCGCGCCGGTCCGTACACGGGGAACGCAACAGCGGTCAGCTGGTTTCGAGATCCTTGTCGGCGGGGAGGACGCCGGTCACCAGGAAGATGACTCGGCGGCCGATCTCGACGGCGTGGTCGGCGAAGCGCTCGTAGTAGCGGCCCAGCAGGGTGACGTCGACGGCGTGTGCGACGCCGTACTGCCACTCGCGGTCCATCAGGAGGGTGAACAGGTGGCGGTGGAGGTCGTCCATCGCCTCGTCGTCCTGGTTCAGCTGGGCGGCGCGCTCGGGATCGCGGGTCTCGAGCACCTCCTTGGCGCCGGCGCCCATGCTGACCGCGATCCGGCCCATCTCGGCGAAGTAGCCGTTGACCGATTCGGGCAGGGCGTGGGCGGGATGGCGACGACGGGTGACCTTGGCGACATGCAGGGCCAGCGCGCCCATCCGGTTCACGTCGTTGACGATCTGGATCGCGCTCACCACCTGGCGCAGATCGCCCGCGACGGGCGCCTGCAGCGCGAGCAGCGCGAAAGCCTTCTCCTCGGCCTCGGCGATCATCACCGAGATCCGATCCTGCTCACCGATGACCTGCTCGGCCAAGGCCAGGTCGGCCTGCAGCAGCGACTGGGTGGCCTGTTCCATGGCCTGGCCAGCGAGACCGGCCATCTCGCCCAGGAGGTTGGCGAGATCGGCCATTTGCTCGTTGTAGATGACACGCATGATTGCAGACACTAGTGGGTACTCCGACCGCTGTCACCCAACGTTGGGTTAATGCCACATGGCAGTGTCGTGGCAGCTCAGAGCGGTCGCTACTGGCAGGTGTCGTCCGCGGCGTTCATGTGCTCGAGATCCGAGGGCAGCGCGATCGGCCCGGCGCTGTGCGGCTCGCCGATCGGCACGTTCGGCAGCGGCTCGCCGATCCCGGTCGCGGTGCGCACGACGCCGTCGTAGTCGGAGCCGAGTACCACCTCGACGATGCTGCCGAGTTCGTCGGCCTGCTCGAGGCTCGCGCCACGGATGGTGCTGGCGACCGTGGCGGCCTCGGCCTCGTGACCAGCCGCGAAGCGGACCTTCGACGACTCGACGGTGCCGCCCGCGTAATTGCCGGTGCTATAGATCTGGAAGCCCTGGTTGCTGAGTCTGGTCGTGGCGGCGTAGGCCGCGCCCGACTGCATCGAGCCATTGGAGACCAGCAGCGACACCGTGCTCGGCGATACCGCGTACTGCGTCGGCGGTGTGGTCGGCGGGCTGGAGTTCGGGCTCACCACTTCGGGGGCCTTGGTCTCGCCGGGCAGCGGCTGATCGTCGATGATCGCGCGGAAAATGGCCTTGATGTCGGTCTCGCGCGGGATCTCGTTGCCGTAGGAGGTGGTGCCCGCGGTCGGGATGGTCAAGAAGGTGACCGCGCCCGCGTCCATCTTCTGCAGTGAACGGCCGAGCAGCAGCAGGTCCTGCGGGGTCACCCGGTCGACGAAGGTGTGTTTGGTGAACTCCTGGATGAAGCCGTTGAGCGTGCCCGGATCGAAGAGCACCCGGCTCGACAGCGTGCTGCGCAGCAGCGAGGCGAGGAAGCGCTGCTGTCGGTTGATTCGGTCGTAGTCGCTGCGTTCCTCACCGACCACATGTCGCGCGCGCACATAGTTGAGTGCCGTCTTGCCGTCGACCCGCTGCTTGCCCGAGGTCTCCAACACGGTGCCCAGCACCCCGTCGATGATCGGCTTGGTCGAGCACACCTCGACATCGCCGATCTGGTCGACCATCGCCTCGAAACCGGCGAAGTCGATACCGATGAAGTGGCCGATGTTGAGGCCCGACATCTTGCGGACCACGTCCACCAGGCAGCGCGGCCCGCCGAGGGCGTACACCGCGTTGAGCTTGTCGCCCATCGCCGAGGGGAACTTCTGGTCGGTGTAGGTGGCCTGGTCGTTGTCCCAACCGGCGCACTGCGGACGCGTGACGTCGAGATCGCGCGGGAACGACACGACCACTACCCGGGAGCGGTTCTGCGGGATGTGCACCAGCATCACCGTGTCGGCGCGAGCGCCCTCGGCGTCCGCGACGGTGCCCGCTCCCACCTCGGCATTCGCGCCCGCCCTGGTATCGGTGCCGACGATCAGGTAGTTCTCGTCGCCGAGCTGCATGTCACCGTCGAGCACGTCCGCCACGTCGCCGTCGAGCGCGGAGACCTGGGTGAAGGCATTGCCGGTGGCGCGCAGGTAACTCCAGCCGCCGCCGGTGACGACCAGCGCGAGCACCGCGATGAAGGTGAGCGAGACCCGGCCCGCCATCCGCGCCTGCTTGCGGCGGCGGCCGTCGACATCGGGGCGCCGTGGCGGCGCGGCGGACGCGGTCTTGACCGGCTTGGCCCGCTGGGGCGGGGCGGTGGCGTCGGTGATCGCGGGCAGGATGTCGGTGACCGGATCGGGATCGCGGCCGCTGACGGGCAGCGCGGTCGTCGCGGTGCGGTCGGCGGGCGAGGGGGCCGAGCCCGCGATGTCGCCGACGACCGGGGAGGCCGCGGCGCGAGGGGCGACATCGGGTCGTGGGGTGGGGCGCGGGGCCTGCTCGCGGGCGCGGCGGCCGGCGCGGGAGGCAGGGTCCGGCTCGGGGCCCTTGGTGCGGCGACCGCGTCGGGTCCGCTCGCTGTCGACCCGGTCGACCAGGTCCTGCACGGTCAGCGGCGCGGCGTTGGGGTCCTGTGCGGAGTCCGCGTGCCGGGAACGCCGTGATCCGGTCTCCGGCTGCTCGGTGGGCTCGGCCGTCGGATAGCGCTCCCAGGGGGCGCGACCTCCGGGCCGGGGCGTACGCCCGCGCCGATCGTCACCCACCAACGAACCTCACTTCTCTAGCTGCCGCAGCATGCGCGTCATCGTCCGGCGCCGAGTCGAATCGGAGTCGAACGATGTCCGCAATGATAACGATTCCGCCACGAGTGGCCACTCCTGTGCACAGTAGATTCGCCGACGATCTGTTTGCGAAGCTCTGACCGGCGCCGGAGCGCCCGGTCTGTGCGCGGTGTTCAGCCGCCGCTGTGCATCACATCGGCGGCGGCGGGGACGGTGTCGTCCTCCGGGTCGTCGAGCCAGCCCTCGGGCAGCACGACCTTGGTCTGCGGCGAGCCCTGGCGCCCGCGCGGGCCGAGCGCGTCGGTGGGGAAGGGGACGGTCGGGTCGAGTTGGCCGACGAGGTCCTCGATCTGGGCGAGCCGGGAGACGGTGGCGAAGCTGCGGCGCAGCTGCGAGCCGACCGGGAAACCCATCAGATACCAGGCCATGTGCTTGCGGATGTCACGCATGGCCTTGTCCTCGCCGTCGTGCTCGGTGAGCAGGGCGGCGTGGCGCACCAGGATCTCACCGACCCGGCCCAGCGTCGGACCGTCGGGAATCGGTTCGCCGCGCAGCGCTGCGCTGAGTTCGGCGAACAGCCAGGGGCGGCCGAGACAGCCGCGGCCGACGACGACGCCGTCACAGCCGGTCTCGCGCATCATCCGCAGGGCGTCCTCGGCGGTGAAGATGTCACCGTTGCCGAGCACGGGGATGGTGGTGACGGCTTCCTTGAGCCGGGCGATGGCCGACCAGTCGGCCGCGCCGGAGTAGAGCTGGGCCGCGGTGCGCGCGTGCAAGGCCACCGCGGCGGCGCCCTCGGCCTCGGCGATGCGGCCGGTGTCGAGATAGGTGTGGTGGTCGTCGTCGATGCCGATGCGGAACTTGAAGGTCACCGGAACACCGGCCGGTTCGGCCGCCGCGACCATCTCGCGGACGATGTTGGCGAACAGCCTGCGCTTGTAGGGGAGCGCGGAGCCGCCGCCGAGCCGGGTCACCTTGCGGACCGGGCAGCCGAGGTTGAGGTCGATGTGGTCGGCCCAGCCCTCGCCGACGATGATGCGCACCGCCTCGCCGAGGGTCTTGGGATCGACGCCGTAGAGCTGCATCGAGCGGGGAT
Proteins encoded in this window:
- the phoU gene encoding phosphate signaling complex protein PhoU, encoding MRVIYNEQMADLANLLGEMAGLAGQAMEQATQSLLQADLALAEQVIGEQDRISVMIAEAEEKAFALLALQAPVAGDLRQVVSAIQIVNDVNRMGALALHVAKVTRRRHPAHALPESVNGYFAEMGRIAVSMGAGAKEVLETRDPERAAQLNQDDEAMDDLHRHLFTLLMDREWQYGVAHAVDVTLLGRYYERFADHAVEIGRRVIFLVTGVLPADKDLETS
- the dusB gene encoding tRNA dihydrouridine synthase DusB, with the protein product MACVTITMPQAPTALRIGPYAVDPPVVLAPMAGITNQAFRKLCREFGSATSIYVCEMITARAVVERNEKTLHMMSFDADEHPRSMQLYGVDPKTLGEAVRIIVGEGWADHIDLNLGCPVRKVTRLGGGSALPYKRRLFANIVREMVAAAEPAGVPVTFKFRIGIDDDHHTYLDTGRIAEAEGAAAVALHARTAAQLYSGAADWSAIARLKEAVTTIPVLGNGDIFTAEDALRMMRETGCDGVVVGRGCLGRPWLFAELSAALRGEPIPDGPTLGRVGEILVRHAALLTEHDGEDKAMRDIRKHMAWYLMGFPVGSQLRRSFATVSRLAQIEDLVGQLDPTVPFPTDALGPRGRQGSPQTKVVLPEGWLDDPEDDTVPAAADVMHSGG
- the pstB gene encoding phosphate ABC transporter ATP-binding protein PstB; translation: MAKRIDVKDLNIYYGSFHAVSDVDLTVLPRSVTAFIGPSGCGKSTVLRSLNRMHEVTPNARVEGAVLLDGEDIYGSAIDPVGVRRTIGMVFQRPNPFPTMSIKDNVVAGLKLQGVRNKKELDEVAERSLKGSNLWNEVKDRLDKPGGSLSGGQQQRLCIARAIAVSPDVLLMDEPCSALDPISTLAIEDLITELKKEFTIVIVTHNMQQAARVSDQTGFFNLETQGKPGRLIEIDDTEKIFSNPAQRATEDYISGRFG
- a CDS encoding LCP family protein → MGDDRRGRTPRPGGRAPWERYPTAEPTEQPETGSRRSRHADSAQDPNAAPLTVQDLVDRVDSERTRRGRRTKGPEPDPASRAGRRAREQAPRPTPRPDVAPRAAASPVVGDIAGSAPSPADRTATTALPVSGRDPDPVTDILPAITDATAPPQRAKPVKTASAAPPRRPDVDGRRRKQARMAGRVSLTFIAVLALVVTGGGWSYLRATGNAFTQVSALDGDVADVLDGDMQLGDENYLIVGTDTRAGANAEVGAGTVADAEGARADTVMLVHIPQNRSRVVVVSFPRDLDVTRPQCAGWDNDQATYTDQKFPSAMGDKLNAVYALGGPRCLVDVVRKMSGLNIGHFIGIDFAGFEAMVDQIGDVEVCSTKPIIDGVLGTVLETSGKQRVDGKTALNYVRARHVVGEERSDYDRINRQQRFLASLLRSTLSSRVLFDPGTLNGFIQEFTKHTFVDRVTPQDLLLLGRSLQKMDAGAVTFLTIPTAGTTSYGNEIPRETDIKAIFRAIIDDQPLPGETKAPEVVSPNSSPPTTPPTQYAVSPSTVSLLVSNGSMQSGAAYAATTRLSNQGFQIYSTGNYAGGTVESSKVRFAAGHEAEAATVASTIRGASLEQADELGSIVEVVLGSDYDGVVRTATGIGEPLPNVPIGEPHSAGPIALPSDLEHMNAADDTCQ
- the pstA gene encoding phosphate ABC transporter permease PstA, with translation MATTTTLDKPLKAPTFRHVSKSRRIKNNAATGVVTACFLIALIPLVWVLGLVITKGISSIVSADWWFFSQMGVLPDQSGGGVYHAIYGTIVQAAVASVIAVPLGIMAAVFLVEYGRGRLAKVTTFMVDILAGVPSIVAALFIFALWIATLGMPQSSFAVSLALVLLMLPVVVRSTEEMLKLVPDELREASYALGVPKWKTILRIVIPTAAPGMISGILLALARVMGETAPVLVLVGYSKSINQDIFNGNMASLPLMIYQELANPEPAGRARVWGAALTLILLIALLYLAAAGVNKLLTRNR
- the pstC gene encoding phosphate ABC transporter permease subunit PstC, which produces MPTEPKTDKAPDSGRVSRLNAETIFRWAATAAGATIVAAIALIALFLLIRAVPSLRADEVNFFTSTEFSTGDADNLRFGIRDLFMVTVLSSVFALVVAVPIGVGIALFLTHYAPSRLGKPFTMLVDLLAAVPSIVFGLWGFLVLAPQISPVQQFLNDNLGWFFLFSEGNVSIGGGGTIFTAGVVLAVMILPIITSVSREVFALTPRAHIEAAQALGATKWEVVQMTVLPYGRSGVIAGSMLGLGRALGETIAVLVVLRTATVPGEWSLFDGGYTFASKIASAAAEFSQPLPTGAYIAAGFVLFALTFVVNALARLASGGKVNG